The nucleotide sequence CTTTTTTTAGTCTGGGGCGAACGACGGGAATTGAACCCGCGCATGGTGGATTCACAATCCACTGCCTTGATCCACTTGGCTACATCCGCCCCTCTACAATATTCTATTTCATTCTAATTTATTTATATTATATATATTCAATCTTTTAGATATTGACTTTCGATTAGTTCAGTTATCTTCTTTCTTTCCATTACAGAAAAGAGGACATGCAAAAAGAGTATAGATAAGTACAATACTAATAAAATAAAAAATGAAAAAAAATTTAAAATATAAGGAGCAAAAAAAAGGTTATTGCTCCTTATATTTTCTTTAATATGGAAATATTCTATTTCCAAAAACTCCTCTCCACTACTATACACAAAGAACAAGTCTTATCCATTTGTTGGAGCTTCTATAGCAGCTAGATCTAGAGGGAAGTTATGAGCATTACGTTCATGCATAACTTCCATACCAAGGTTAGCACGGTTAATAATATCAGCCCAAGTATTAATTACACGACCTTGACTATCAACTACTGATTGGTTGAAATTGAAACCGTTTAGGTTGAAAGCCATAGTGCTAATACCTAAAGCAGTAAACCAGATACCCACTACAGGCCAAGCAGCTAGGAAGAAGTGTAAGGAGCGAGAGTTGTTGAAACTAGCATATTGGAAGATCAATCGGCCAAAATAACCATGAGCGGCTACGATATTATAAGTTTCTTCCTCCTGACCGAATCTGTAACCTTCATTAGCGGATTCGTTTTCTGTGGTTTCCCTGATCAAACTAGAAGTTACCAAGGAACCATGCATAGCACTGAATAGGGAGCCGCCGAATACACCAGCTACACCTAACATGTGAAATGGGTGCATAAGGATGTTGTGCTCAGCCTGGAATACAATCATGAAGTTGAAAGTACCAGAAATTCCTAGAGGCATACCATCAGAAAAACTTCCTTGACCAATTGGGTAAATCAAGAAAACAGCGGTAGCGGCTGCAACAGGAGCTGAATATGCAACAGCAATCCAAGGTCGCATACCCAGACGGAAACTAAGTTCCCACTCACGACCCATGTAACAAGCTACACCAAGTAAGAAGTGTAGAACGATTAGTTCATAAGGACCACCGTTGTATAACCATTCATCAACGGATGCTGCTTCCCAGATTGGGTAAAAGTGCAACCCAATAGCTGCAGAAGTAGGAATAATGGCACCTGAAATAATATTGTTTCCATAAAGTAGAGATCCAGAAACAGGTTCACGAATACCATCAATATCTACTGGAGGAGCAGCAATGAAGGCAATAATAAATACAGAAGTTGCGGTCAATAAGGTAGGGATCATCAAAACACCAAACCATCCAATGTAAAGACGGTTTTCAGTGCTGGTTATCCAGTTACAGAAGCGACCCCATAGGCTTTCGCTTTCGCGTCTCTCTAAAATTGCAGTCATGGTAAAATCTTGACTTATTTAATCATCAGGGACTCCCAAGCACACAAATTTTCTATATTATAGATTGAAATAGAAAATCAAAGGCTTGTTATTCAACAGTATAACATAACTTATATGTTCGTGTCAACCAATCCCAATAACCAATAACTAGCTAGATTTATTCGAAAATAAATAACAATAAATAAATTGAAGTAGATTAGAAAAAGAAAATATGCATTTATATAATTTCGATATGACGGTGGGTTGCCCGGGATTCGAACCCGGAACTAGTCGGATGGAGTAGATAATTTCTTTGTTATGTTAGTTAGATATAGAAAAACCCCTCCCCAAGCCGTGCTTGCATTTTTCATTGCACACGGCTTTCCCTATGTATATATAATTTCCTTTCTTATATAGACTTTTAAAAGGTGAATACTTAATTGATTGTTGATTGTTGATTTAACCCTTATTAGATACTACATCAACAGTTCAGTATAGTGGAAATCCTATTTTTTAATTTTTTTTCTCTCTCATCCATTGTTTTTTAGGAACAATTTGTATTTCCAAGGTCTCAGAATTATTATTTGAGATTGGTCAGATCATTGATACAAATAATATCCAAATACCAAATTCGACTTCTATATACTCCCCGCAAAGTGGAAGTAGCTTTTGGGAAAGTCAAAGAAAGGGCGTCTTCTTCCGACATAAAAAATTCTTCCAATAATTCCGAGCCTAATCTTTTCAAAAAAGCACGTACAGTACTTTTGTGTTTCCGAGCCAAAGTTCGAGCACAAGAAAGTCGAAATATATACTTTATTCGATACAAACTCTTTTTTTTGGAAGATCCGCTATAATAATGAGAAATTTTTCTACATATACGCCCAAATCGGTCAATAATATTCGAATCTGAGAAATCAGCCCGAATCGGCTTACTAATGGAATGCCCTAATACGTTACAAAATTTCGCTTTAGCCAATGACTCAATCAGAGGAATAATTGGAACAAGGGTATCGAACTTCTTAATAACATTATTGATTAGAAATGAATTTTCTAGAATTTGACTCCGAACCACTGAAAGATGCATTTTCACACTTGAAAGATAGCCCAAAAATTCAAGGGAATGATTGGATAATTGGTTTATATAAATCCTTTTTGGATGAAACCACAGCGAAAAATGCCATTGCCAAAAAGTTACAAGGTAACATTTCCATTTATTCATAAAATGAGACGTCCCTTTTGAAGCCAAAATGGATTTTCTTTGATACCTAACATAATGCATGTTAGATTCCTTCACCAAGCATAGGTTCGTCTGAAAATAGTTAACCTTAACAAAGATGTTCACAAGACGTTCTATTTTTACATAGAAATAGATTCGTTCAAGAAGAACTTCACAAGATGTTGATCGTAAATGAGAAGATTGGTTACGTAGAAAGACGAAAATGGATTCGTATTCACATACATAAGAATTATATAAGAATAAGAATAATCTGAGATTTTTTTTTGAAAAAGAGGAACTGACCCTCTTTGAAGTAATAAAACTATTGCAATTACAATGCTCGTTGAGAAAGAATCGTAATAAATGCAAAGAATAGGCATCTTTTACCCAATAGCGAAGAATTTGAACCAAGATTTCCACATGGACAGGATGGGGGATGAATATATCTAACACAAAAGTTAAATGTGCAAAATTGTCCTCTAAAAAGGGAAATGTTGAATGAATTGATAGTAAATTCTGAGATTTTACTATCTTTTTATTTTTTCCTTCTAGAGAAAATATTAATCGTAGAGAAAATGGAATTTCCACAATAAATCCCAACCCCTCTGATATGATTTGAGAATACAAATTATTGTTGCGTCCAAAAAAGGAATTTTGATTAGAATCATTAGGAGAAATAATCAAATAATTCTGTTGA is from Chirita eburnea voucher CEBURN20170516 chloroplast, complete genome and encodes:
- the psbA gene encoding photosystem II protein D1, yielding MTAILERRESESLWGRFCNWITSTENRLYIGWFGVLMIPTLLTATSVFIIAFIAAPPVDIDGIREPVSGSLLYGNNIISGAIIPTSAAIGLHFYPIWEAASVDEWLYNGGPYELIVLHFLLGVACYMGREWELSFRLGMRPWIAVAYSAPVAAATAVFLIYPIGQGSFSDGMPLGISGTFNFMIVFQAEHNILMHPFHMLGVAGVFGGSLFSAMHGSLVTSSLIRETTENESANEGYRFGQEEETYNIVAAHGYFGRLIFQYASFNNSRSLHFFLAAWPVVGIWFTALGISTMAFNLNGFNFNQSVVDSQGRVINTWADIINRANLGMEVMHERNAHNFPLDLAAIEAPTNG
- the matK gene encoding maturase K, coding for MEQIKRYLQLERFQQHDFLYPLIFQEYTYAFAHDHCFNRSIFSANRGYDSKSSLLIVKRLITRMYQQNYLIISPNDSNQNSFFGRNNNLYSQIISEGLGFIVEIPFSLRLIFSLEGKNKKIVKSQNLLSIHSTFPFLEDNFAHLTFVLDIFIPHPVHVEILVQILRYWVKDAYSLHLLRFFLNEHCNCNSFITSKRVSSSFSKKNLRLFLFLYNSYVCEYESIFVFLRNQSSHLRSTSCEVLLERIYFYVKIERLVNIFVKVNYFQTNLCLVKESNMHYVRYQRKSILASKGTSHFMNKWKCYLVTFWQWHFSLWFHPKRIYINQLSNHSLEFLGYLSSVKMHLSVVRSQILENSFLINNVIKKFDTLVPIIPLIESLAKAKFCNVLGHSISKPIRADFSDSNIIDRFGRICRKISHYYSGSSKKKSLYRIKYIFRLSCARTLARKHKSTVRAFLKRLGSELLEEFFMSEEDALSLTFPKATSTLRGVYRSRIWYLDIICINDLTNLK